One window from the genome of Gimesia aquarii encodes:
- a CDS encoding tetratricopeptide repeat protein yields MTDSEQNATPSEVNSENKQTANKKKRSPVERAIVWGLIFVALIVVLLEVNARYGYSNTLTEIQNRIAQEAEGKEFLLKDAKAMVKGFPYGDERLTQSGKQLQYRWLSLFRTYAIQISVGIDGEVLSLETDAEQFDDKNLKAKSSKPVVHRPTLPEKGLSPEFENVVVLTTDQLDSQTRDMKGILPREIVRQALLIGGREGVGLKTRDASLRGEVLFVENPEIFPLKLLTHIDSSREVNIDLERPHINEAPFRWSSESFILPQEFALETLIEKTEELSRTGFVDALKSAGYTGKAPQWTEESTVSDQLLQQLKEWNLISQYAVIQEMHTAIQKEGESPERLSVLTRAYANLGSLTEYLWNPSHKVFKARALLYAERLTERSEDSRWALAHRAYARAFAGRHQSALADIAAIRSTKTERSENKRSLPDWIDLIDAYCAYKPDVLDKAVKNEDTKHLAIYLGSLLADPVGNEKQMLTITEQLLELEPACCRAMDRLCEVNSLGIRRMVTEERLDQVWPVLYRKMQKINLPKPVQVTIGLNMPSESNLIREEHSRMRVINSLKKVEATDYEPSLKVLGQLLHELAFVHTCRKLDVLTGSLSLNADDDLKKYRPLVKGHPYEQYIESFSSNRADAKAAYEKLLDSHDPQELEFVSSRLISNSYYKLNAQAYQKLFAEAVANLDQTYQDQLRYAHWFKDMRSEYDKENYSRTARNLLKISPQMPKTVAININANPEYAEKQIAELMGKYGKNPEVLTALAKKYIAENDDVKAEEVLQRRIEIVPDHRSYTSLAGLYKKRGATEKWKETLEKALELPSLGLQNASIRDSLARYHMKRGEWELAKPHAVKAAMTYSGWGLLCAAKCYEGLGDLQQAETFVRACSMRYKSSAADWYFWCVRTNFGDIESARRLAEQQLLANPNTNNLSLSMQSGVFQATQGLKSEAFDSFLAAFQKYKDAYCGLHAALLADELGLTDQRDDLLKQVSEQWNNNFGIAELTNFFQRMLLKPDSVEWNPRWFQSLLAQASEGRPTNFYYFAGKFLEQRGQDKWATIYLQSAATSPITNKFNCALAAQHLRSQKKKVAERRFSELDAGYDKAKLLSQKAAYLIQSDKKEEAIQIFDEILKLKPDLFIVLINRGQMHEALKNYPAAIADYKKAIEIEPEYWIPHGNLAFLYAACEDDEIRDGTLSLQHAQQAFDLLPTKYWVNYGALAAAYAELGQFDKAIEMQRQAMELVPDAQKREAARRLSLFNEGQPYRRSSKKE; encoded by the coding sequence ATGACGGATTCAGAACAGAATGCGACCCCTTCAGAAGTGAATTCTGAGAATAAGCAAACAGCCAATAAAAAAAAGCGATCGCCTGTGGAACGTGCGATCGTTTGGGGATTAATTTTTGTTGCTCTGATTGTAGTTCTTCTCGAAGTGAATGCCCGCTATGGTTACAGCAATACTCTAACTGAAATACAAAACCGCATCGCTCAGGAAGCAGAGGGCAAAGAGTTTTTGCTCAAAGACGCCAAAGCGATGGTGAAAGGATTTCCCTATGGCGATGAACGGTTGACTCAAAGTGGAAAGCAATTACAATATCGCTGGTTAAGCCTGTTTCGAACTTATGCAATTCAAATCTCGGTCGGAATCGATGGCGAAGTCCTTTCTCTGGAGACTGATGCGGAACAGTTCGATGATAAGAATTTAAAAGCCAAATCTTCGAAGCCGGTAGTTCATCGACCGACCCTACCGGAAAAAGGTCTCAGTCCGGAATTTGAGAATGTGGTCGTCCTGACGACCGATCAACTTGACTCACAGACTCGCGATATGAAGGGAATTCTTCCAAGAGAAATTGTGCGTCAAGCGCTCTTGATCGGTGGAAGGGAAGGGGTTGGTTTAAAAACGCGCGATGCCTCATTGCGAGGCGAGGTTCTGTTTGTCGAGAATCCAGAAATCTTTCCACTCAAGTTGCTTACTCACATTGATTCAAGCCGGGAAGTGAATATCGATTTGGAACGTCCCCACATAAACGAGGCTCCTTTTCGATGGTCTTCAGAGTCGTTTATCCTACCGCAAGAGTTTGCGTTGGAGACTCTGATCGAAAAAACGGAAGAACTTTCCCGTACCGGATTTGTCGATGCATTGAAATCCGCAGGTTACACTGGTAAGGCACCCCAGTGGACCGAAGAGTCAACAGTTTCGGATCAGCTGCTTCAACAATTGAAGGAATGGAATTTGATCTCGCAATATGCGGTGATCCAGGAAATGCATACAGCTATTCAAAAAGAAGGAGAATCACCAGAGCGTTTGTCTGTGCTGACGCGAGCTTATGCCAACCTTGGTAGTTTGACTGAATATCTCTGGAACCCTTCACACAAAGTCTTTAAAGCAAGGGCGCTATTGTATGCAGAACGACTGACCGAGCGTTCTGAGGATTCACGCTGGGCGTTGGCACATCGTGCTTATGCAAGAGCTTTCGCTGGTCGTCACCAGAGTGCGCTAGCCGATATAGCAGCAATTCGATCAACAAAAACCGAAAGATCCGAGAACAAACGATCTCTTCCCGATTGGATTGATCTGATTGATGCGTATTGCGCTTATAAGCCTGATGTTTTAGACAAAGCAGTAAAAAATGAAGATACCAAACACCTGGCAATTTATTTGGGTAGTTTGTTGGCAGATCCAGTTGGAAATGAAAAACAGATGCTGACCATTACTGAGCAATTGCTTGAACTGGAACCGGCCTGCTGCCGGGCGATGGACCGTCTTTGTGAAGTAAACTCATTGGGAATTCGGAGGATGGTTACCGAAGAACGTCTGGATCAAGTCTGGCCAGTACTGTATCGAAAAATGCAGAAAATCAATCTTCCAAAACCAGTCCAGGTTACAATTGGGCTGAATATGCCTTCTGAAAGTAACTTGATACGTGAAGAGCACTCTCGTATGCGTGTCATTAATTCTCTAAAAAAAGTCGAAGCAACAGACTATGAACCATCATTAAAAGTGCTGGGGCAACTACTTCATGAACTTGCTTTTGTACATACCTGCCGGAAACTTGATGTTCTGACTGGCAGCCTCAGTCTCAATGCCGATGATGATCTGAAGAAATATCGACCATTGGTTAAAGGCCATCCATATGAGCAATATATAGAAAGTTTTTCTTCAAACAGGGCCGATGCGAAAGCTGCTTATGAAAAGTTGTTAGACTCTCATGATCCGCAAGAACTGGAATTTGTTTCTTCTCGATTGATTTCAAATAGTTATTACAAGTTAAATGCTCAGGCCTATCAAAAGCTTTTTGCCGAAGCCGTCGCAAACCTTGACCAAACTTATCAGGACCAGCTTCGCTATGCACACTGGTTCAAAGATATGAGATCTGAATATGACAAAGAAAATTATTCAAGGACTGCCAGAAATCTTCTGAAAATCAGTCCCCAAATGCCGAAAACGGTGGCGATAAACATCAATGCGAATCCTGAATACGCTGAAAAACAGATCGCTGAATTAATGGGGAAATATGGTAAGAACCCTGAAGTGTTAACAGCTCTGGCAAAAAAATACATCGCTGAAAACGATGATGTCAAAGCGGAAGAAGTCCTTCAACGCAGGATAGAGATTGTTCCCGATCATCGATCTTATACGTCCTTGGCTGGCCTTTACAAAAAGCGTGGTGCGACGGAAAAGTGGAAAGAGACACTGGAAAAGGCACTCGAACTTCCTTCGTTAGGCCTTCAAAATGCTTCCATCAGAGACAGTCTGGCACGATACCACATGAAGCGAGGTGAATGGGAACTGGCAAAACCGCATGCGGTAAAAGCGGCCATGACTTACTCCGGCTGGGGCTTGTTATGTGCTGCTAAGTGTTATGAAGGTCTCGGCGACCTGCAGCAGGCGGAAACGTTTGTCCGTGCCTGTTCGATGCGTTATAAATCCAGCGCTGCCGACTGGTATTTCTGGTGTGTGCGAACGAACTTTGGAGATATCGAATCAGCGCGTCGGTTGGCAGAGCAACAGCTCTTAGCTAATCCAAATACCAATAATCTTTCGCTATCAATGCAAAGCGGCGTTTTCCAGGCGACTCAGGGACTGAAGTCGGAGGCCTTCGATTCTTTCTTAGCCGCTTTCCAGAAATACAAGGATGCTTACTGTGGCCTGCATGCAGCCTTACTCGCTGATGAATTGGGACTGACGGATCAGCGCGATGACCTGCTAAAACAGGTATCCGAACAATGGAACAACAATTTTGGAATCGCTGAGCTCACTAACTTTTTCCAACGGATGTTATTGAAACCGGATTCCGTCGAATGGAATCCGCGCTGGTTTCAATCGCTGCTTGCCCAGGCATCAGAAGGGCGTCCGACAAACTTTTACTATTTTGCTGGGAAATTTTTAGAACAACGAGGACAGGATAAATGGGCAACCATTTATCTGCAATCGGCGGCCACATCCCCCATCACAAATAAATTTAACTGTGCATTGGCTGCGCAGCATCTGCGGTCACAAAAAAAGAAGGTCGCTGAACGCCGTTTTTCCGAACTGGATGCAGGTTATGATAAAGCAAAGTTGCTTTCGCAAAAGGCGGCTTACTTGATTCAGTCAGACAAGAAGGAAGAGGCCATTCAAATATTCGACGAAATTCTCAAATTAAAACCGGACTTATTTATCGTGCTGATCAATCGAGGACAGATGCATGAAGCACTAAAAAATTATCCGGCTGCTATTGCTGATTACAAGAAAGCAATTGAAATAGAGCCTGAGTACTGGATACCTCATGGGAATCTGGCCTTTTTGTACGCGGCTTGTGAGGATGATGAAATTCGCGATGGCACCTTGTCACTTCAGCATGCTCAACAGGCCTTTGATCTGCTGCCGACAAAGTACTGGGTCAATTATGGTGCATTGGCTGCGGCTTATGCAGAATTGGGACAATTCGACAAAGCCATTGAGATGCAAAGACAAGCAATGGAACTTGTTCCTGATGCACAAAAGCGCGAAGCCGCTCGGAGATTGAGCTTGTTCAATGAGGGCCAGCCGTATCGGCGTTCTTCAAAAAAAGAATAG